ATGGAGTTGCTACTATGACGATACCTGATGAGATCTTTGAGGACCCTAATCCTCTCTGGAAAAGCTTCGTTGTTGGTTATTTCATCGGGGATGCTCCTCATGTGGGATCCATTCACGCGACTGTGAACCGAATCTGGTCTTCTCCTCGTAATGGGTCTAAGATCGATGTCCAGTTCATTGAGAAGAAAACGGTATTGTTTCGTATTGAGAATCCTCAGATGCGTGCCCGAGTCATCCAGCGCAAGTATTGGCACGTCGCGGACGTTCCTTTGGTCGTGCACGAATGGTCACCAGAAACTGCGATGAATCCCCCAGATTTGTCGGCGATGCCAATGTGGGTGGATCTCAAGGGAGTTCCGAACTCTCTTTTCTCGCACAAGGGTCTCAAGTGTTTGGCCCGTGCAGCGGGAACGTTTGTGAAGCTTCATCCCAACACAGAGAAATGTACGCGTTTGGATGTCGCGCGAATCCTTGTTGAGGTGGATCTCAATAAACCACTTGTTGAGAGGATATCTTACTCAGATAACGTCGGGGCTTTGGTTGTTCTTGAGGTTAGCTACCCGTGGCTGCCTCCAAAATGTGAAGTGTGTCGGAAATGGGGGCATAAAGGCTCTGAATGCTCCGCAAAAAATGTTACTATCCTGCAGCATAACAAGGAAGCCGATCTACAACTGGTGGTAGTGACTGAGGACCAAGGGGTGCAGAAAAACCCTGTCTCTGATCTCATCCAGGAGTTGGAGGAGTTTGTACCGTATGCTCCTTTGGGAAATGGAGTGGAAGTTAACAACATGCTCAACTCTATTGTCCTGGGTGCTGGAATGGTGGAAGTTGGCCAGTCAGGGAAAACTCCTGTGGCTGAGTCGCGGTTACTCGAAGGTGGTGATGGTATTGTGGTTGAACTTGGGAAGTCTTTGGTTTCTCAAGTAGCAGGCGGTGGAAAGGTAGACAGTGGTGCTATTACGGTGTCTCCATCGCGGTTCCATGTTCTCGCAGATATTGCTGAGGAGGGCGAATCTGATAACGAGGTGCAAACTGACACAGAGGAAGGGGAGATTGTTGCTGATACCACTGGTCAAAGTATAGCTGATCACTCTCAACGGCAACGTAAGAACTCTACGGTGCAGTTGCGGGCGTCTCATAATGCTGCCAGCACGGTGAAAACGAGTAAGAAGAAGATTGTCCGCACAAGGGACCTGAAGTTTGCGCAGGTTcatgcctcatcaaagaaagcTTCCGTTAGGAAGTTATGACGTCTTTTTTCGCATGGAACATGCGCGGCTTCAATATGTCGCGCAAGCATGATGCAGTAAGGAAATGGATACAGCTAGAAAAGCCCTCTTTCGGATGCCTTATTGAAACGAGAGTCCAACAGGATAAACATGCGGATTGTATGACTGCTGCTTTGCCTGGATGGAGCTCTATTACAAACTACGATCACCACAGATTAGGTCGGATCTGGTTTTGCTGGTCTAGTAGGGCTGTGGTCACTAGACTACACGCAAGTGCACAAGTCATAACATGTGCAATACAAATCCCAGAGACAAGAGAGCAATTTATCTGTTCTGCCATCTATGCGTCTACTTGTATGGTGGAGAGAAGGAGGTTATGGGAAGAGATTAAGGGAACTCAAGCTGCTTATTCTCATCTTGCTTTGCCTTGGATCCTAATTGGTGATTTTAATGAAACGCTTGCTTCTGGGGAGCATTCTCGGTCATTGGACTATCTAACGGATCAGCGAGGTATGAGGGAGTTTCAAGAAGTATGTGGAGATTGTGAGCTTACGGATTTAGCTTACGTGGGAGCTCTCTTTACATGGTGGAACAAGAGAGAAGGCAATCCGATAGGGAAAAAACTAGACAGAGCTTTAATCAACGGAGCTTGGTTACGCTTCTTCCCTCAGTCTTATGCTAGCTTTGATGCAGGAGGAGTCTCTGACCATGCTAGATGTTTGATACGTACGTCTGCCTCCATTGACAGCACGAGGAagccttttaaattttttaattatctcACGGATCATGAGGACTTTCTGCCTACAGTTAAAATATTTGGGACTCCTCCCCTGTGTTATATCACTCACGCTGCTCTCTAACTATGTTTCACCGGAAACTGAAGCTTCTGAAGAACGACCTCAGAGCCCTGAATAGAAATCACTATGGTGACCTCCCCGCCCGAACAAAGCAGGCGTATGAGCAGCTATGCCACTGTCAGAATCAGGTTCTCTTAGACCCCAACCCTCAGACCTTAGCTGCTGAAGCAGAAGCTTCGAAGCGATGGAACTTGCTGGCTAGTATTGAGGAGAAGTTTTTTAGACAGAAGTCATGTCTGCGTTGGCTTCATGCTGGGGATCAGAACACTTCAGTCTTTCACCGTGCTGCTCAATCTCGTGCATCTAGAAATGCCATTCGGTCCTTGACCACCACGTCGGGAGAGATTCTAACTGCTCCTGGGGATATCCGGAGAGAAGCTGTCTCTCATTTCCAGCGTTTTTTACAGACTCATCAGGAGGGTGAGGAGATCTCTGTGGAATCTCTACAGAATTTGCTTACTTACCGCTGTCCTCTCCCCCAATCTTCTCACTTGGTTGCTCCCGTAAGTGGAGAAGAGATCAAATCTGCTCTGGACGCGCTACCAAATGATAAAGTCTCTGGCCCTGATGGTTACACTAAGGAGTTTTATGTAGCTGCTTGGCCGGTTCTTGGGAAAGATTTTGTCACTGCCGTGCAGTCTTTCTTCTTATTTGGATTCCTTCCCTCTGGAATCAATGCAACCATTCTCTCACTGATTCCGAAGACTGAAGCTGCTCTGACTATGAAGGATTACCGTCCCATAGCCTGTTGTAACCTCCTATATAAGGTTATCTCGAAGATTCTTGCTCGCCGCCTTAGGGAGATACTTCCTGATGCTATAGAACCAAACCAAAGCGCTTTCATCAAGGGTCGTCTTCTACTGGAGAACGTGTTATTAGCATCTGAACTGGTTAATGGCTATCATAAGACTACCTCCTCCCCTAGATGCGCTATCAAGTTCGATATTGCGAAGGCTTTTGATACAGTTAAGTGGACGTTCATTGTTTCAGTCCTTAAGGCCATGAATCTGCCAGATCAGTTCATTATGTGGATCAAAGCTTGCATCTCAACTGCGTCTTTCTCGGTAGCTGTTAACGGTAGTCTGGAGGGGTTTTTCACTAGTGCTCGGGGAATCCGCCAAGGCTGCTCCTTGTCGCCGTATTTATACGTCATCCTCAATAATGTTCTTTCCAAGATGTTGAATCAAGCAGCTGAGGAAGGGAAGTTTGGGTATCATCCGCATTGCCTTGGGGTTAAGCTCACTCATCTGAGCTTTGCTGATGACATACTCGTCTTCTCAGATGGGAAAACTAGCTCTTTAGATGGAGTTATGGAGGTCATGAATCAGTTTGCAAATGTCTCTGGTCTTTATATTAATGCTTCCAAGTCTACTATCTTTATCTCTGGTGATGCATCTGGAGCTCTCAGTGTTGCTGCAACAGGAAAAGGTATTAGCACAGGGACTTTGCCTATTCGCTATCTGGGTTTTCCCTTGACTACTAAGACACTTACTAAGCATGACTACGAGCCTCTGATTGACAAAGTTCGGAGTAGGATGCTCACTTGGTCAAACAAAAGTCTCTCCTTTGCAGGCAGGCTTCAGCTGATCAAGTCTATCATTACAAGCATTGTCAACTTCTGGAGTTCCGCATTTATCCTTCCTGCTGCTTGTCTGAATGAGATTGAAAGTTTGTGTAGTGCTTTTCTTTGGTCTGGCTCACCACACCAATCACATAAGGCAAAAGTTGCTTGGGCAGAGCTTTGCTATCCGAAAGATGAAGGTGGTTTGGGTCTGCGGAGACTTAGAGATTCTCAAGTGGTGTTCTCCCTTCAATTGATCTGGCGGCTGTTTACTCTAGCAGGATCGCTGTGGGTGTCTTGGGTACAGCATTATCTACTCCGAGACAGCTCTTTTTGGGATGTGAAAGATAACCAAAAGGGTTCTTGGATTTGGCGTAAACTCCTAAAGCTTAGAGACACTGCATATCCTTTTCTGAAGGTGGCTGTTCAGAATGGAAATGATGCTTTCTTCTGGTTTGACAATTGGCTTGATCAGGGGAAGCTCATAGATATTACTGGCGACGCCGGTCCAATGCACTTAGGTGTTCCACGCAATGCTCGAGTTGGAGAGGTCGTTACTAATGGAGGCTGGAATATTAGGGAGCGCCGTGGGAGACTATTTCCTTCCCTCTGCCATCGGATAAAAGAAGCGCCAGTTCCTTGCTCAGACAATGGTAAGGATATCGTGGTTTGGAGGCAGTCTGATGATCAGTTCAAGGGTATGTTTTCCACTTCAGAAACTTGGCAGCAGATCAGAGATAAGCGTGAGATTGTACCTTGGTGTAAGGTTGTGTGGTTTACGCAAGGGATTCCTCGTTACAGTTTCATGACTTGGTTGGCTGTTAAAAATAGGTTGTCCACCGGAAATCGAATGCGTACATGGGGAATCACTCAACCTTGTACTCTGTGTGGAGAACCCGATGAGACTAgggatcatttattttttgcGTGCCCCTACAGTTACACGGTCTGGGATAATGTGGCAGGACGTTTACTTGGTCGAAGGATGAATCCAGACTGGTCTGCAACTCTGTTGTCTATTCAGCGAACTCGTACTCCTGCTCTTGACTCGGTGCTGGTCAGACTGGTATTTCAACTGACCATTTATAGTATATGGAGGGAACGGAATGGGCGACGACACCAGAAGCCGTGGTCTACGACATCGCAGATGACGCGTCTTATTGATAAGACAATGCGCAATCGCATTAGCTCTCTTAAGTATCGCCGGGGGCACAAGTTGGAGGGCCTTCTTTGCAGATGGTTTGAAGTGTCACCTTGACTCTAAGTTTATTTTTGCAATTATGATACTTTAGACCTCTTATTCTTTATTAGGCcaattcttttgtaaatttccctctgatcaataaatatgaaatttcatcaaaaaaaaaaaagtttaacatataaattttcgtgacaaatatgaaaaaacatagatttttgtaaaattttgacaaaacaactcataacatacttctctaatgtcttaataaaatattatttaagggtgcaataattaaatatattaattcaataaattttgtaatttatagacaaaacaataacacaacaaattttaaaacatttgtttaacctatcgattttttttcatgagaatccaactaaacaagataaaaaaaataattagatttacaaatatttaattaccattttattcaattttgattaatttcaaattatcataatgtatctttttgaagttacaaatatgaaaaagcatagatttttgtacaatttgacaaaacaactcaaaacatatttttctaatgtcttaataaaatattatttaaggatgcaataattaaatatattaattcaataaattttataatttatagacaaaacaataccacaacaaattttgaaacatttgtttaaccaatcgattttttttcatgagaatccaactaaacaattagatttacaaatatttaattaccattttcttcaattttgattcattttaaattgtaataatgtatctttttgaagttacaaaaaaataatgttctttctttattacactagaattatatatagattctatatacacaaaataaatataatataacaacataaatttactttccccgattcatatgaaaactttttcagttatccaccaaagcaaattaattaaatcaatgaaattgttaaaatacagcaaattaatatataattttattttaaattaaattatttaaaaagtgtatttttgttaaaacaaaataataaataagtaaaactgatttgatggtaatttttatgatatatatatatatatcaattctgtgaaagaaatagaagcttaatatggaaaaaaatcttaaatacaaaaacctttaaaaattaacaaaaaaactaataaattaaactatgatatcacttaaaagcttcttagaccatatttataaaatatttaagcgataattagacaaatttgatttttttttcagcaaaaagtttattattaattaacatcagttatttcaagatgtttaagaaatggtggacaaaaaaataggatggacattaatgatatatgaactatgaatagtactttgtgaagcagacttagataacatatatgcACATACAttttcagtcctttttgatgcctaaattcaatttcttcagagtaattattccacaaatagatcgtatgagatattgttttgatatgtagatttgttttttcaatgttaagaagattgataactgtaaaaatgtctcattcgtatatgatatgtctataaccgagtccccaacatgagacaagtttgtttaaaaagtaaataattttattttttttatattatataataaatatatattatttactgataataaaaatatagttattcatctatcacaaatatctatgcaaatatgtgaatcaagtacaacaatcaaacaccataatgatttccacgaagaaaatttaaaaaatatatttatgttatgtagtcatattttatatttttaaataatataatacaatattatacattattttttagaattgagaaatacatataatatcttatccgcgcgtagcgcggttaaaaaatctagtatataaaaattcattacgGGTAACaacgatattaaccgctcttaatatttaattatatattattttatatcttaatttttataataaaaatattatttaaagataacaacacaatatataagtattatcttattttttagaaatataaaatattatttcaagataacaacaaaatatatgagaattatctttttagaaatttaatattattaatataaaattcgtttttaattaaattattatatataaaaattcattaagggtaacaacgacattaaccgctctaacttttaacgtgagagctcgattgcaaaaatttacttcgcaaataatagtatagatagatggCAGGCCTGTTGACAATATGAAGAAACGATGCATCGAAGAGTTGCTCAAGTCCTAAGACAAAACATAGCAAATTTTAAACTGCAATCTGAAGCAAAGAGACACATAACCAACAAACGCAAAAGATATCGTCCCAAAGGGCTTGACTACTACTTTGTTGCATAAAACTTCTTAAACCTAACGTTactaatatgtaaacatacgcTAGTGATCGATTGTCTTCTCATTCAGAGGAAGTGAGGACCGATGAGCTTTGCAATCTCCAAGAATCCCACACGGTCTTTGCCTGCGAATATCTTCTTCAGCTTCTCGTCGCAGATTATAACCTTCTTGTCTTGTGGATCCTGCAGACCAACATTTACTCATTTTAAAGCCACCAAAGTTTAAACTTTAACACAAGTAATCATCATACACATGACTTGTTGTCATAAAAtctgtttttatgttgaaaagAGTTATCACTAACTAAATGTCAAGGAACACTTGAGAATCTAAGACCAAACAACAAACATGAGAAAATACACAAGCAAAACTGTCTTAAAGAACTGATTTCTAACAAAGATTCAAGGGTGCAGAGCAATACCATAACAAAACCTTATCCAAGTAATTAGAAGCTGTCTGTTTAAATAAGTAAGCAATTAGAAAGACCCTGTTCTGGATTAGTCTACAAGAAGCCACTAAACCTATCCCACTACAGGTTGCAAAAACAAAGcatttcatataatatatacaaagaGATGAAAATGATATTAGCATACCTGAAGGTCGTGTTCCTTGATGTAAGCCCAAATGCGCTTAAGAGCCTGCGTGCGAGGAATCACCGGCTCACCCACCACGTCCTGCATCTCGGGGGACACTGGGCGAGGCTTCATGATGCCACGTGGCTCCCGAGTCTTGGTGGCTGACGGCTCGGAGGACGCCGCCGTCGCGGAGGTCACGGCTCGCACCATCCGCAGGTTAGCCGGATGAGGAGGGGAAACACGGAGGAACGGTGAGCTGCGTAACGGCACCGTTTTGACGCAGAGGAAGGTGGAGAAGATTCCAGTAGAAAGAGCCATCGTCGTCGTCGTTGTGAGGTGGTGGATTTGGGAAGACAGAGAGGTTTTGCGTTATCCGTGTCTGTGAGAGCACACTCGACctaatctatatttatatttttttcttacaaccttattttattattacacACACCAGCGGTTTTGTCTTAACCGGTTATTTCACTAGcggtttattatttttcttacaaCCTTCTTAAATTATTAGACCAGCGGTTTTGTCTTAACCGGACATTTATTTGTCTGCTGCTGCTGGTATGgtgttgttttaattttttttttaatgttgttgTTCTCATATGTTACAGTTTcctcctcctttttttttttttttttttttaatatatatttatttatatcaacCCGAAAATGGGAATTTTAGATCCGGTTACAAGCCCAAATCGAACAAAAGCTTCTAAGTCAATGTATTACAAAACTACCTT
The Brassica napus cultivar Da-Ae chromosome A1, Da-Ae, whole genome shotgun sequence DNA segment above includes these coding regions:
- the LOC106356561 gene encoding protein TRI1, with product MALSTGIFSTFLCVKTVPLRSSPFLRVSPPHPANLRMVRAVTSATAASSEPSATKTREPRGIMKPRPVSPEMQDVVGEPVIPRTQALKRIWAYIKEHDLQDPQDKKVIICDEKLKKIFAGKDRVGFLEIAKLIGPHFL